A single window of Halobacillus naozhouensis DNA harbors:
- a CDS encoding DUF72 domain-containing protein — protein MSIEIGLTGWGDHPTLYQDHTRPEEKLASYASHFPVVEVDTAFYAIQPITHYQKWLKQTPDRFSFVIKAFQQLTGHDREMRSVQAARDLVKRYEESIQPVFEAGKINALLFQFPPWFDVKKEHIKKLRLLKEWLEPYPLALEFRNRTWFEPQYKEQTLAFMKAHEWIHTICDEPQAGEGSVPLVAEPTHPTKTLIRFHGRNVHGWNKNGRKDWRKVRFLYRYNKQELTEWAERIRMLEKQTPHITTLFNNNSGGDAADNAKQFQELLAINYADLNPRQMDLFQF, from the coding sequence TTGAGCATTGAAATCGGTTTGACAGGATGGGGGGATCATCCTACCTTGTATCAGGACCATACTAGACCTGAGGAGAAGCTGGCAAGTTATGCTTCACATTTTCCTGTCGTTGAAGTCGATACTGCCTTCTATGCTATCCAGCCAATAACCCACTATCAGAAATGGCTTAAGCAAACGCCAGACCGATTCTCTTTTGTCATTAAAGCCTTTCAGCAACTTACTGGTCATGACAGAGAAATGCGATCTGTGCAAGCGGCCCGGGATTTAGTGAAGCGTTATGAAGAGTCTATTCAGCCGGTGTTTGAGGCTGGCAAGATAAATGCATTGTTATTTCAGTTTCCTCCCTGGTTTGATGTGAAAAAGGAACATATAAAGAAATTGCGTCTGCTTAAAGAGTGGCTCGAACCCTACCCGTTAGCACTGGAGTTTAGAAACCGTACATGGTTTGAACCACAATATAAAGAGCAGACCTTAGCATTTATGAAAGCCCATGAATGGATTCATACCATCTGTGACGAGCCCCAGGCAGGGGAAGGTTCGGTTCCGTTAGTTGCTGAACCAACTCATCCGACTAAAACATTAATTCGCTTCCACGGAAGGAATGTACATGGCTGGAATAAAAATGGACGAAAAGACTGGAGAAAAGTTCGTTTTCTCTATCGATATAACAAGCAGGAATTAACTGAATGGGCGGAGCGAATCCGGATGCTTGAAAAGCAAACTCCTCATATTACTACATTGTTTAATAATAATTCTGGAGGAGATGCTGCGGATAATGCCAAGCAATTTCAGGAGTTACTCGCTATTAACTATGCAGATTTAAATCCGAGACAAATGGATTTATTTCAGTTTTAG
- a CDS encoding formate--tetrahydrofolate ligase, which produces MKSDIEIALEAEMHSIRDIASKLSLATDDFEPYGHYKAKLSDGLLNKLSARPTGKVILTTSINPTPAGEGKSTVTVGLGQALNRLHHQAMIALREPSLGPTMGIKGGAAGGGYSQVVPMQEINLHFTGDIHAITTANNALAAFIDNHIHHGNQLQIDPRRVEWKRVLDINDRALRQVNIGLGGPTQGVPREDGFTITVASEIMAILCLANDLQDLKERLARIVVGYTYNKEPVTVHQLGFEGALTLLLKDALKPNLVQTLENTPAIIHGGPFANIAHGCNSVMATKIAAKLADYVVTEAGFGADLGAEKFLDIKTRAGEFEPAAVVIVATIRALKMHGGVDKNGLIEENVEALKQGISNLKKHIETIDQFNLPFVVAINKFPTDTEAELGFLLEWCNANHVEAAVADVFSKGGEGGIELARKVIESCEKKTSPLAYTYELEDTIEEKIHKIVTKIYGGSKVDFSQKAKKQLLQLHKEGHNKLPICMAKTQYSLSDDPELLGRPEGFTVTVRELRASVGAGFIVALTGDVMTMPGLPKKPAALNMDVTDAGLITGLF; this is translated from the coding sequence ATGAAATCAGATATAGAAATTGCCTTAGAGGCTGAAATGCACTCTATTCGTGATATTGCTTCAAAGCTGTCATTAGCAACCGATGATTTTGAGCCTTATGGTCATTATAAAGCGAAATTGTCGGACGGTTTACTGAATAAGCTATCTGCAAGACCTACTGGCAAAGTCATTTTAACCACTTCCATAAACCCGACCCCTGCAGGTGAAGGGAAATCAACGGTAACTGTTGGTTTGGGTCAGGCATTGAATCGTTTACATCATCAAGCAATGATCGCATTAAGGGAACCTTCGCTTGGACCTACTATGGGGATAAAAGGAGGCGCTGCTGGAGGAGGATATTCGCAAGTTGTCCCCATGCAGGAGATAAATCTTCACTTTACTGGAGATATTCATGCCATTACGACTGCAAATAATGCTTTAGCCGCATTCATTGATAACCATATCCACCATGGTAATCAATTGCAGATTGATCCAAGAAGGGTGGAATGGAAACGCGTCCTCGACATTAATGATCGTGCTCTTAGACAAGTAAATATCGGCTTGGGAGGACCGACCCAAGGTGTGCCGCGTGAAGATGGGTTTACGATTACAGTAGCTTCTGAGATCATGGCTATTCTTTGCTTAGCGAATGACCTTCAGGATTTAAAGGAGAGGCTGGCGCGGATTGTTGTTGGATATACATATAATAAAGAACCTGTCACTGTGCATCAACTGGGATTTGAAGGGGCTTTAACCTTGCTGCTGAAGGATGCACTGAAACCCAACCTCGTGCAGACGTTAGAAAATACTCCTGCGATTATTCACGGCGGCCCTTTTGCTAACATCGCCCATGGCTGTAATAGTGTAATGGCAACGAAAATTGCCGCTAAGCTTGCGGACTATGTGGTGACGGAGGCAGGGTTTGGTGCCGACTTAGGCGCGGAGAAGTTTTTAGATATTAAGACACGGGCGGGGGAATTTGAACCAGCTGCTGTAGTAATTGTCGCAACTATAAGAGCGCTAAAAATGCATGGCGGTGTAGATAAGAATGGTCTTATAGAAGAAAATGTGGAAGCACTTAAACAGGGGATTTCTAATTTAAAGAAGCATATTGAGACCATTGATCAATTCAATTTGCCATTCGTAGTGGCCATTAACAAGTTTCCGACAGATACAGAGGCTGAGCTCGGCTTTCTTCTGGAGTGGTGCAACGCTAATCATGTGGAGGCCGCGGTGGCAGATGTTTTCTCTAAAGGCGGAGAAGGCGGAATAGAGTTAGCTAGGAAAGTCATAGAGAGCTGTGAAAAGAAAACCAGTCCCTTGGCTTATACCTATGAGCTCGAGGACACTATCGAAGAGAAAATTCATAAGATCGTTACTAAAATCTATGGTGGAAGCAAAGTGGACTTTTCTCAAAAAGCTAAAAAACAACTGCTGCAATTACATAAGGAAGGTCATAACAAGCTGCCTATTTGTATGGCAAAGACTCAATATTCACTATCGGATGATCCTGAATTATTGGGACGGCCTGAAGGATTTACAGTAACGGTACGTGAATTGCGAGCCTCGGTAGGGGCTGGATTTATCGTAGCATTAACTGGTGATGTCATGACGATGCCAGGGCTCCCTAAGAAACCTGCCGCTTTAAATATGGATGTAACAGACGCCGGTTTGATAACTGGGTTGTTTTAA
- the cspD gene encoding cold-shock protein CspD gives MQNGTVKWFNAEKGYGFIQVEGGDDVFVHFSAIQEEGFKSLEEGQQVTFEIVEGDRGPQASNVVKQ, from the coding sequence ATGCAAAATGGTACAGTAAAATGGTTTAACGCCGAGAAAGGCTACGGATTCATTCAAGTAGAAGGCGGAGATGATGTATTCGTCCACTTTTCTGCTATTCAGGAAGAAGGTTTCAAATCCCTGGAAGAAGGTCAGCAAGTAACATTCGAAATTGTTGAAGGGGACCGAGGCCCTCAAGCTTCTAACGTTGTTAAACAATAA
- a CDS encoding queuosine precursor transporter: protein MSNEWLWLLFALLNFSLLLAVYRLFGKPGLFVWIGMSTVIANIQVVKTIELFGLTATLGNILYGTAFLATDILNEKYGKQDAKKAVWMGFSTLIIMTIVMQLSIQFTPAESDMAQPALKTLFGIVPQIAAGSLLAFIASQYFDVWFYDRLKKLFPGDRALWIRNNGSTMLSQLLDTAIFCGVAFYGLYPLDVWIEIFLTTYFIKFIVAAMDTPFMYAAKKINNK from the coding sequence GTGAGCAATGAATGGTTATGGCTCTTATTTGCCCTATTAAATTTCTCTCTGTTACTTGCAGTCTACAGGCTGTTTGGTAAACCCGGACTTTTCGTGTGGATCGGCATGTCAACAGTCATCGCGAATATACAAGTCGTTAAAACAATTGAATTATTTGGCTTAACCGCAACATTAGGCAATATTTTGTATGGGACAGCCTTTCTGGCCACAGATATTTTAAACGAAAAATATGGAAAACAGGATGCGAAAAAGGCTGTTTGGATGGGATTCTCCACCTTAATCATAATGACAATTGTGATGCAGCTGTCTATCCAGTTTACCCCTGCCGAAAGTGATATGGCCCAGCCGGCTTTAAAAACGTTATTTGGCATTGTACCTCAAATTGCTGCAGGCAGTTTATTAGCCTTTATTGCCAGTCAATATTTTGACGTCTGGTTTTATGACAGGCTGAAAAAGCTTTTTCCAGGTGATCGGGCACTGTGGATTAGGAACAATGGGAGTACGATGCTCAGTCAGCTCTTGGACACTGCTATTTTTTGCGGGGTCGCATTTTACGGTCTGTATCCGCTAGATGTATGGATTGAGATCTTTCTTACGACGTACTTCATTAAATTTATTGTGGCAGCGATGGACACTCCGTTTATGTATGCAGCCAAAAAAATAAATAATAAGTAA
- a CDS encoding ribonuclease HI family protein — MIEVYTDASTIGNPGPSAAGIYIKQNKQQYEYGVYLGEYTNHEAEFLAVIKALEICQKSFAGEILSIRSDSQVVVATVDKGHTNNLAFEPLLKHIIRLQESFPFVFYKWIPDKNNKNADRLARTALKRS; from the coding sequence GTGATTGAAGTGTACACGGACGCATCTACCATAGGAAATCCTGGTCCGAGCGCTGCCGGGATTTATATTAAGCAGAATAAACAACAGTACGAATATGGAGTATATCTCGGAGAGTATACGAATCACGAAGCGGAATTTCTAGCCGTCATTAAAGCCTTGGAAATTTGCCAGAAATCTTTTGCAGGAGAAATTCTTTCAATAAGATCGGATTCGCAAGTCGTTGTAGCTACTGTTGACAAAGGACATACGAATAATCTTGCGTTTGAGCCGCTGCTCAAACACATCATTAGGTTGCAGGAATCTTTTCCGTTTGTGTTTTATAAATGGATCCCGGATAAAAACAATAAAAATGCGGACCGTCTCGCACGAACTGCACTTAAGAGAAGCTAA
- a CDS encoding DUF6123 family protein yields the protein MRQKESLAYYLEDLWSKGFKLSDEDVHFIYFGKNSTNVEEWKVMLALKETLKFQHTFDPSFFISVLEHLSSPAITSKKTAYVALEERGLDSTSKN from the coding sequence ATGAGGCAAAAAGAATCATTGGCTTATTACCTGGAAGACTTGTGGTCAAAAGGTTTTAAGCTTTCAGATGAAGATGTGCATTTCATTTACTTCGGGAAAAACTCGACAAATGTCGAGGAATGGAAAGTGATGCTTGCTTTAAAAGAAACACTCAAATTTCAACATACATTTGATCCTAGTTTTTTTATAAGTGTACTGGAACACTTATCATCACCTGCGATCACGTCAAAGAAGACAGCTTATGTAGCATTAGAGGAGCGAGGATTGGATTCTACATCAAAAAACTAA
- a CDS encoding isoprenylcysteine carboxyl methyltransferase family protein, translated as MLGLLFGLIVLQRLAELVIARMNKSWMLKRGGVEFESGHYPLFIGLHTLFFLSIILEWQVVEYKIVWLFPVAFIFFLVLQLLRVWCITSLGRRWNTRIIVIPDEPLVFRGPYKYVKHPNYIVVFLELFFIPLMFHAYLTALIFPVLHLLVLSVRIPAEERVLRKGSENLN; from the coding sequence ATGCTAGGATTGCTATTTGGGTTGATTGTATTACAAAGATTGGCGGAATTAGTTATAGCCCGTATGAACAAATCCTGGATGTTGAAGCGTGGAGGAGTGGAATTTGAATCTGGGCATTATCCTTTATTTATTGGCCTGCATACGTTGTTCTTTCTATCCATTATTTTGGAGTGGCAAGTAGTAGAATATAAGATAGTATGGCTGTTTCCTGTTGCTTTTATATTTTTCCTCGTCCTGCAGCTTCTCAGGGTGTGGTGTATAACAAGTTTAGGAAGGCGCTGGAACACGAGGATTATCGTGATTCCAGATGAACCACTTGTTTTTAGAGGACCCTATAAATATGTAAAACATCCGAACTATATTGTTGTATTTCTGGAATTGTTTTTCATTCCTCTTATGTTTCATGCTTATCTCACCGCATTAATTTTTCCGGTGCTTCATCTTCTCGTATTATCTGTACGAATCCCTGCAGAAGAGAGGGTGCTTCGCAAAGGTTCTGAAAATTTAAATTAA
- a CDS encoding type III polyketide synthase, with amino-acid sequence MSYILSAGIQTADHHYTQSEIQELVHRVFPMTNHEKNRLMPIFENANIETRQLSAQLSWYEKGHSLKESNDLYQASALRYCEQAIRKCLSSRDFLKQSVAPNLIDHIILVSSTGISTPTLDAYLIDQLGCKQSIKRTPIFGLGCAGGTSAVAKAHEYLQGAKKSNVLVVCVELCSLTFQSNDKSVSNFVGTALFGDGASAVLMAGESSPLIGQQTATVPKVEQVSTKTKPHSQSVMGWNVVDTGFEVVFNKSIPNLVRNFWLDHVQEFLQQTDWGIEEIPFLVAHPGGKKVLEAYEEVLNVPNRALAFSQKILKDHGNMSSPTVHFVLEQAMKSKPDRRTRSFMASLGPGFTSELVSLEWS; translated from the coding sequence ATGTCATACATACTTTCAGCAGGTATTCAAACGGCAGACCATCATTATACACAATCAGAAATTCAAGAGCTTGTTCATCGTGTATTTCCTATGACAAACCATGAGAAAAACAGGTTAATGCCGATTTTTGAGAATGCTAATATAGAAACTCGTCAATTATCAGCCCAGTTGTCTTGGTACGAAAAAGGACATTCGCTGAAAGAAAGTAATGACCTCTACCAAGCTAGTGCGCTCCGTTATTGTGAACAGGCGATCAGAAAATGCTTGAGCAGTCGAGATTTTCTTAAGCAATCTGTAGCTCCAAATTTGATCGACCATATTATCCTCGTTTCCTCTACAGGGATTTCGACACCTACGCTCGATGCCTATCTGATTGACCAGTTAGGGTGCAAACAATCAATCAAACGAACACCAATTTTTGGACTTGGTTGTGCGGGAGGCACTAGCGCTGTAGCTAAAGCCCATGAATACTTGCAGGGAGCTAAGAAAAGTAACGTGTTGGTCGTTTGTGTAGAACTTTGCAGCTTAACATTTCAGTCAAATGACAAGAGCGTAAGTAATTTCGTGGGCACGGCACTATTTGGGGACGGTGCCTCCGCAGTTTTGATGGCAGGAGAGTCTTCCCCTCTGATAGGGCAGCAAACTGCTACTGTTCCTAAAGTAGAGCAAGTTAGCACCAAAACAAAGCCTCACAGTCAGTCTGTAATGGGGTGGAACGTTGTGGATACTGGGTTTGAAGTCGTATTTAACAAGAGCATTCCAAACCTCGTGCGAAATTTTTGGCTTGACCATGTTCAAGAGTTTCTCCAGCAAACGGATTGGGGGATAGAGGAAATCCCTTTTCTCGTTGCACATCCTGGTGGAAAAAAAGTTCTAGAAGCTTATGAGGAAGTATTGAATGTGCCAAATAGGGCATTAGCCTTTTCCCAAAAAATTCTCAAGGACCATGGGAATATGTCGTCCCCAACCGTCCATTTTGTTCTTGAGCAAGCTATGAAAAGTAAACCTGATAGAAGAACGCGCTCCTTTATGGCTTCATTAGGCCCCGGCTTTACATCTGAGCTCGTAAGTCTGGAGTGGAGCTAA
- a CDS encoding carboxypeptidase M32: MSQSTEQKFMNLLKEQASYEEAIGLMAWDMRTKAPKKAIDPRSEVIGVLSQKVHEIQTSEKMKEYLAALTGTSTAPMVIKAVEEARETYERTVKIPKEEYREYVTLQSKAESMWAEAKENNDFKGFQPYLEELVSYNRRFADYWGYDNHKYDALLHNYEPGVTVKVLDEVFPKVRKALTGLLEQIKGAPEQPDPSLLGGHFPKESQEAFSYEILKRMGYDFDAGRLDETVHPFAIGLNSNDVRVTTKYDEKDFRTAVFGTIHEGGHALYEQNIDPSLAFTPLATGTSMGIHESQSLFWENFVARSKPFWQNHYDLFKSHAPERFSSINLEDFYKAVNEVKPSLIRIEADELTYSLHIMIRYELEKALIGGEIEVKDLPGLWNEKMRDYLGIIPQNDSAGVLQDIHWSGGDFGYFPSYALGYMYAAQLHHTLKQEIVFNDVIRKGDFKQIQQWLTDRIHKFGKMKKPLEIIHDVTGEDLNPNYLVTYLTDKYQEIYKF; the protein is encoded by the coding sequence ATGAGCCAGTCAACTGAACAGAAGTTTATGAATCTGCTTAAAGAACAAGCTTCTTATGAAGAGGCAATTGGACTAATGGCTTGGGATATGAGGACGAAAGCACCTAAGAAAGCGATCGATCCAAGGTCAGAGGTGATCGGTGTGTTATCACAAAAAGTTCATGAAATACAAACATCGGAAAAAATGAAAGAGTACTTAGCTGCCCTGACTGGTACTTCAACCGCTCCGATGGTAATCAAAGCAGTTGAAGAAGCCAGGGAGACCTATGAACGAACCGTGAAAATTCCTAAAGAAGAATACAGAGAATATGTAACGTTACAATCAAAAGCAGAATCCATGTGGGCTGAAGCAAAAGAAAATAATGATTTCAAAGGTTTCCAGCCATATTTAGAAGAGCTTGTCTCCTATAACCGTCGTTTTGCAGACTACTGGGGATATGATAATCATAAATATGACGCCTTGCTTCACAATTACGAACCAGGAGTTACGGTTAAAGTACTCGATGAAGTATTTCCTAAGGTTCGCAAAGCACTAACCGGATTGTTGGAACAAATAAAAGGTGCCCCAGAGCAACCTGATCCCTCACTGCTAGGGGGGCATTTTCCAAAGGAAAGCCAAGAAGCGTTCAGTTATGAAATCTTGAAACGGATGGGTTATGATTTTGATGCTGGACGTTTAGATGAAACGGTTCATCCTTTTGCGATTGGTCTGAATTCAAATGACGTTAGAGTAACCACTAAATATGATGAAAAAGATTTTCGCACGGCTGTGTTCGGTACGATTCACGAAGGGGGCCACGCCCTTTATGAGCAGAATATTGATCCATCTTTAGCGTTTACTCCGCTTGCGACCGGAACTTCTATGGGGATTCATGAATCTCAATCACTATTTTGGGAAAATTTCGTTGCGAGAAGTAAGCCTTTTTGGCAAAATCATTATGATTTGTTTAAGAGTCATGCACCCGAACGATTTTCTTCAATTAACTTGGAAGATTTCTACAAAGCAGTAAATGAAGTGAAACCTTCCTTGATCCGAATCGAAGCTGATGAGCTTACTTATTCTCTTCATATTATGATTCGTTATGAGCTGGAAAAAGCGTTAATCGGCGGTGAAATCGAAGTCAAGGATTTGCCAGGTTTATGGAATGAGAAAATGCGAGATTATCTTGGCATTATACCTCAGAATGATTCAGCAGGGGTTTTGCAGGACATTCATTGGTCCGGGGGAGATTTTGGTTATTTTCCTTCGTATGCATTAGGATATATGTATGCAGCTCAGCTTCATCATACGCTCAAACAGGAAATAGTCTTTAACGATGTGATTCGAAAAGGGGATTTTAAACAAATTCAACAATGGCTGACAGATCGCATCCACAAGTTCGGTAAGATGAAAAAACCGCTGGAGATAATTCATGATGTGACTGGCGAGGACTTAAATCCGAATTATTTAGTTACCTATTTAACTGACAAGTACCAAGAAATTTATAAGTTTTAG
- a CDS encoding THUMP domain-containing class I SAM-dependent RNA methyltransferase, whose product MSQNVTLIATAAMGLEAIVAREVRALGYEEVQVENGRVVFTAPESAIPRANLWLRTADRVKLLVGRFKVFSFDELFEKTKALPWEAFISEDGEFPVVGKSVKSKLYSVPDCQSIVKKAIVERLKQKYGVASILKETGDFYRVEIAIHKDEALLTLDTSGSGLHKRGYRVGQGEAPLKETLAAALIQITNWHPNEPFVDPFCGSGTIAIEAALIGQNIAPGFNREFASENWDFIPQRHWDQAFEEAEDFAKYDQPLDITGSDISHDMIQISQNNAIEAGLGDLVEWKQMQVKDFRPKQENGYVVSNPPYGERMGERPEVEEMYRDLGMIMRDYPSWSTYILTSHENFESIYGKKSTKKRKLFNGFIKTDYYQYFGRKVN is encoded by the coding sequence ATGTCACAAAATGTAACCTTGATTGCAACAGCTGCAATGGGGCTTGAAGCAATTGTTGCACGGGAAGTTCGTGCTTTAGGGTATGAAGAGGTACAAGTAGAGAATGGGCGTGTCGTATTCACTGCCCCCGAATCAGCGATTCCTCGTGCTAATTTATGGCTTCGGACAGCTGATCGGGTAAAACTGCTAGTAGGCAGATTTAAAGTCTTCAGCTTTGATGAATTGTTTGAAAAAACGAAAGCCCTTCCCTGGGAGGCGTTTATATCTGAGGATGGGGAGTTCCCAGTTGTCGGTAAATCGGTTAAATCTAAACTATATAGTGTGCCTGATTGTCAATCGATCGTTAAAAAGGCAATTGTTGAGAGACTAAAGCAAAAATATGGGGTAGCTTCTATTTTAAAAGAAACAGGAGACTTTTACCGGGTTGAAATCGCTATACATAAAGATGAAGCCTTGCTTACTCTTGATACCTCAGGAAGTGGCTTACACAAACGAGGCTACCGTGTCGGTCAGGGAGAGGCTCCTTTAAAGGAGACATTGGCAGCGGCGCTCATTCAAATTACCAATTGGCATCCCAATGAGCCATTTGTGGATCCTTTTTGCGGGTCAGGTACGATTGCGATAGAGGCGGCGCTCATTGGCCAGAATATTGCTCCGGGATTCAATCGAGAATTTGCCTCAGAAAACTGGGACTTTATACCCCAAAGACACTGGGATCAAGCGTTCGAGGAAGCAGAAGATTTTGCAAAATATGATCAGCCGTTAGATATTACGGGATCAGATATTAGCCATGACATGATTCAAATATCTCAAAACAATGCCATCGAAGCAGGGCTTGGGGACCTTGTGGAGTGGAAGCAGATGCAAGTAAAAGATTTTCGCCCGAAACAGGAAAACGGTTACGTAGTTTCAAATCCTCCTTATGGCGAACGAATGGGCGAACGGCCAGAAGTTGAAGAAATGTATCGTGACCTAGGTATGATCATGAGAGACTATCCATCTTGGAGCACCTATATTCTCACTTCTCATGAGAACTTTGAATCGATATATGGAAAGAAATCCACGAAGAAACGCAAGCTTTTTAATGGTTTCATTAAAACAGATTACTATCAATATTTCGGGAGAAAGGTAAATTAA
- the gpsB gene encoding cell division regulator GpsB: MSDEKFNLDGKTILEKDFKTSMRGYNQEEVDEFLDQVIQDYEAFNKEIDRLMQENDRLKKTPTREAAPPQRSRQTMNNNHQVNYDILKRVSNLEKAVFGKKYAEE; encoded by the coding sequence ATGAGTGATGAAAAGTTTAATTTGGATGGGAAAACGATATTAGAAAAAGACTTTAAGACATCTATGCGTGGGTACAATCAGGAAGAAGTGGATGAATTCCTGGATCAAGTTATTCAGGATTATGAAGCATTTAATAAAGAGATTGACCGGCTGATGCAGGAAAATGACCGCTTAAAGAAAACACCGACGAGAGAAGCGGCGCCACCGCAGCGATCAAGGCAGACAATGAATAATAACCATCAAGTCAATTATGATATCTTAAAGCGAGTGTCCAATTTGGAAAAGGCGGTTTTTGGCAAAAAGTATGCGGAAGAATAA
- a CDS encoding DUF1273 domain-containing protein → MRTVAVTGYKPMEMGIFKHDDPKIDFVKETIRKSLIQFIEEGLEWVIISGQMGVELWAAEIILDLREDYPIKLGVIPPFQNQHSKWPDQLKLVYERITELADFYKPIYEKEYEGPYQFRARDQFLIEHSDGCLILYDEDTPGTPKYFLKLVHAYSEHHSYSLTYITPDDLEETVEELRMANPEYWSQ, encoded by the coding sequence ATGAGAACTGTGGCCGTAACTGGGTACAAGCCTATGGAAATGGGTATTTTTAAACATGATGATCCTAAAATAGACTTTGTAAAGGAAACAATCAGGAAAAGCCTGATTCAATTTATAGAAGAAGGTCTTGAGTGGGTAATTATTTCCGGTCAGATGGGTGTGGAGCTTTGGGCAGCCGAGATCATTTTAGATCTTAGAGAAGATTATCCTATTAAGCTTGGTGTCATCCCTCCTTTTCAAAATCAACATTCCAAATGGCCTGATCAACTCAAACTTGTTTATGAAAGAATAACGGAGCTGGCTGATTTTTATAAGCCAATCTATGAGAAGGAATATGAAGGACCTTATCAATTTCGTGCGAGGGATCAATTTCTTATCGAACATTCAGATGGTTGTCTAATCCTTTACGATGAAGATACGCCGGGAACCCCGAAGTATTTCCTGAAACTTGTACATGCTTATTCGGAACATCATTCCTATAGTTTGACCTACATAACTCCAGATGACTTAGAAGAAACAGTTGAAGAGTTACGTATGGCAAACCCAGAATATTGGAGTCAGTAA
- a CDS encoding CotD family spore coat protein has protein sequence MNYRHCPHVRQCRPVVYPVHHCVQDNYFVENIDHIHPTHLTIQNHHLLNNYHYFPQTVSQTNGYNEENYYMPQGMEPQGYNWMDAQMQQEQGFMEMPQGQMGSAPSFPMPLQPFNMPEE, from the coding sequence ATGAACTATCGTCATTGCCCTCATGTTAGACAGTGCCGTCCGGTTGTCTATCCGGTACATCACTGTGTTCAAGACAATTACTTCGTAGAAAATATCGACCATATCCACCCGACCCATTTGACAATCCAAAATCATCATTTATTAAATAATTATCATTACTTCCCGCAGACTGTTTCACAGACGAACGGTTATAATGAGGAAAATTATTATATGCCACAAGGAATGGAACCACAGGGATATAACTGGATGGATGCCCAAATGCAACAAGAACAAGGATTCATGGAGATGCCGCAAGGACAAATGGGTTCTGCTCCATCTTTTCCTATGCCGCTTCAACCGTTTAACATGCCCGAGGAATAA
- the cdd gene encoding cytidine deaminase: MNKEKLIQEAKTIRERAYVPYSKFKVGASLLTMDGTLYTGCNIENAAYPVTCCAERVAIFKAIADGYHDFKEIAVVADTERPVPPCGSCRQVMSEFFNPDGEIHITNLHGDTKTMSMEELLPFSFSANDLSK, translated from the coding sequence TTGAACAAAGAAAAATTAATACAAGAAGCGAAAACAATAAGAGAGCGAGCCTATGTTCCTTATTCCAAGTTTAAGGTGGGAGCATCATTACTTACGATGGATGGCACCTTATATACAGGTTGTAATATAGAGAATGCAGCCTATCCTGTCACTTGTTGTGCCGAACGTGTGGCCATATTTAAAGCTATAGCTGACGGCTATCATGATTTTAAGGAGATAGCCGTCGTTGCGGATACAGAACGTCCGGTCCCGCCGTGTGGCTCTTGTCGTCAAGTGATGAGTGAATTTTTTAATCCTGATGGAGAGATTCACATAACGAACCTTCATGGAGATACTAAAACGATGTCAATGGAGGAGTTACTGCCTTTCTCATTTTCGGCTAATGATTTATCCAAATAA
- a CDS encoding DUF1798 family protein produces MSLKETTIKCKQMIDDLHEQFVKTEDPADTKSLEFFHKVKSETAPMFELTSQWLEEAEEFVKSRGVSVHPNQVKSTHENMEMLILHSYYHDVERKRFKELHQSSHYVLDMVLNDLEKQ; encoded by the coding sequence ATGTCACTTAAAGAAACAACAATAAAGTGTAAACAGATGATTGATGATCTTCACGAGCAATTTGTGAAAACAGAGGATCCAGCTGATACAAAAAGCCTGGAATTTTTTCATAAAGTTAAAAGCGAAACAGCTCCTATGTTTGAACTGACTAGTCAATGGCTAGAAGAGGCTGAGGAATTTGTTAAAAGCCGTGGGGTGTCTGTGCACCCCAACCAGGTAAAATCAACTCATGAGAATATGGAAATGTTGATCTTACACAGTTATTATCACGATGTAGAACGGAAACGTTTTAAGGAGCTGCATCAATCTTCCCATTATGTTCTGGATATGGTACTGAATGATTTGGAGAAGCAATGA